Within the Chelonoidis abingdonii isolate Lonesome George chromosome 19, CheloAbing_2.0, whole genome shotgun sequence genome, the region AGGCACACTGCATTTAGGGACACAGAAGCAGCTCCGGTCTCAGAAGCACAAGAGGCCCTTAAAAGTCACAGCCTATTGTAGTGGAAAGTGAGTGGCAAAGCAAAACCATTAGAGTCAGGGAGACAGCACTGAAATCCAGGCTTAACCCAGTTCTTGCTCTACAATGCACCTCGAGCAAAGCTAATAGATCCAGCTCCATGTCTGCCTGTCAAAGAGATTTAACAAAGATTAAATGAGCTAGCAATGTGGAGAGTACTTTATGCCCAGGAGCAGATGTGTGTGCCTGTTGACTTTGAACAGGAGATTGTTTAAAATATGCAGAGACTTCCAATTCACTGGAGGTTACCCTGCTCCCGTTCTCTGCCCAGTAAGAAGTTTATGAGCAAAGAGCCGGACATGGAAATTCTCGCCCATCTGCCCGAGGAAAGCTCACCACTTTGTTGGGGTCATTGCGGTGGTTCTCCATGCAGTGCTTGACCAGCTCCTGCTGGTCCAGGTTCCGGGCTCCACAATAAGGGCAGACAAAAGTGGAACGGTTTGGAATATTGCTAAAAAGAAACAGCAGTCAAGAATTCAACACAACAGAGACCGACAGGTAAAAACTGAACAGGCTTCACAGAGACAAGCCGACCCCAGCGGACTCCAAAGGATCTGATACACCATGAGTCACTCCCTCACCATGAGCACCAAATACCACCTTAGACTGAAGGCAAAGATTGGATCACATGCTGATGCACctccagtggaattactccataTCTGCATCACAgttagtgagagcagaatcaagtcCAAAGTTCAAAGTTTTTGAAGTCCAGCTTACCTACTTTACCAGCTACATAGTTTACTTTCTGCATCTCTCCTAGCTGGCAAAACAGATTAGtcagttttccttttgttttcaggCAGTTTCTAGTCTATTCCCCCAGTTTCTCAGGCACTAGAGCAATGCTGCACAATGTTAGAGCTGCAAATGGTGCAGGGGAGTcttatttgtttaagaaaaagcttttccactggattttttttttaaatcatgtagaCATGTGTGTCAGGTCAGGTTTTGGAAAAGCCTATTTAGAAATCCCTCTAAAATTCAAGGTCAGATTTGACCTAACAAAGTCTGGTTCATCTTGTGGCACTGTTTAAATAGCAATTTGTTACAGAAAACGAACTGGGAGGATTCCCCTGTGAAGTGGTTGAATTTCGTATTTTAATACCTGGGAATGGGCTGGGAAGTTGGGACCACCGGAGCGAACTTTGGGCAGTTGGCCATCTGCTCTTGAACCTTAGCACAGGATGAAACGTGGGATCTCATCTTTGCTAGGGTCACCTAGAAAGAcaaacagagggagaaaaaagaaattgaTTATTTGACAGCCAGGACAATCTTTGAGAACTCCAAGGAGCAAGGGATGCATTtctccagaaagaaaaaaaacaagggaGATGCCACACTCTCAAGCAAACCAGTATGGTTGAGAAAGTAGCCTCCCCAAACACTTTCTGACTGGCGCCAGAATACAGGAGACAACTAGGATTATTGCACATCAATCTGCACCAATGTGCAATTGCTAGGCCAACGCGTGTCTCGTTATAGCCAACTAAAACAATCAGCCAACCAGCTCCAGTGAGGAGATGCAGGATTTCGGAGGAACGGGGTGGGTTAGTCTAGCTGATCCCAGAGACAGTTAAGAAAGCCCACTTCTTTTCCATAAGACCAAAGCAAGTCATGGCAGAGCTCTTGCTCTTCAAGGCAACCCAGAACAAGGAACACAAATGCCAGGCTCAAAGGTACACAGGGAGTTATGGAGTTATTCACTTGACAGCACGTGAGACGTtggagcagcagagggaaagggtcTCAGTCCACATCACAAAGCCACCACAAATGAACAACTTTACTGGCagtctcagaggcacccaggtcTGGATGACCCCATAGGTGGCCCCTTCACGGCAGGGCTGAGGCATGATGGCAGGACAATGCCCTAGTTAGACCTACTCTCTGCTGTTCTCTCAGGCTGTCAATCCAGCTTCTTTCACCAGCTCTAAAGGGAAGAACTGTGTAAGGCTGCTAATAAACAAGAGATGAAACACCAGCTGCACCACTTGGGGTTTGTCCCACGGTTCTTATGTTGTCCCAAGTCGCTCTGGAAGGCTCCGCTATTTTAATAATGGCACCAGTCTACTGCCAAAGGGTGTTAGGACAAAGATGTTTCATCTGAGCACAGCACCACctcacagcaggcagcaaagccGGTATAGCTGAGATATCTCAGAGCCCTTCCtgcaggggccctgagggttcaTAAGTAGCAACAGTGCAGGATTTCACAAGGGCCATGTACTTAAAGTCTCCAGTTGAACAGCACTGTGTGTGAAACTCAGCCAGCCAACCAGGAGATCCCCTGGGTGTAACCACCAGCTGGAGCTTTAGCAAGCATGGTAGCAAGTATTTTGGGTTCCAGAATTTGATCTGCTTCATGAGGAGTGTTCTCTGGAGTCTAAACATCTATGTtaaattcagtggcaaaaaacTATGgtaacacagagttaaggttgcttggtggtATGTCCCCTTGCAGAACACTGAGTTGAGCAAAACTGAAATTTAGAAAAGCAGGAAATCCACAGTTAAGGAGCCcatgcaatcttaactctgccatCTTTCAGCAGTGGCCCAATACACACACTGACCCCATTACTCTGCCAACCCAGAGTTACTGAAATGCACAAGCTCTTCACCTACTTCTGCAACCTATTCACTCTCGCCCACAGGATTCCAtctaacacaggggttctcaaactggggatcgggacccctcaggaggtcacgaggttattacatggggggggtcacaagctgtcagcctccaccccaagccccgctttgcctccagcatttataaaggtgttaaatacattaaagcgTTTTGAATTTAtcagggggtcgcactcagaggcttgctatgtgaaaggagtcaccagtacaaaagtttgagaaccactgatcgaACACCATTAAAGGACAAAAAGGAAACATTGGGGTCATTAGCCACACCCTACACTCTCCTGAGGCACAGCAAATTTCAAAGGAATCCAACCAAGCATGTTCATTTTAGAGGACTTAGGAAGTTAGACCTTTAAACAGAAATCTTGACACAACCTTAACTACAGCAGCACAACCTTGCCACTATAATATGCCCCAGTGTTGAGGAATTAATGCTCCCACGGCATGTCTGCATCACTGTTCAGTGAGCAGTGAACTCCCTAACAAGAACTAggcatggagctgtgctgattccAAACACAGGAGTGGAGGACGATGATTGTTACGGGGAAAGGATGAATTTTAGAAGAAACCTGAAGATATTTGTCTTCTAGGAAGGGTTAAGCAACAGAGGGAGAAAATAAGGGCCCaggttccctttttaaaaaaatgcacccCTTAATAAAATATTGACTTTGACCTGCAAGAGAGCATTGCTAATACTTCATAAACATTTCCGATTTAAGCCTCAGCACCTCTGATGTAGGAAGCCTTATCTCCATCGTCCagatgggaaaccgaggcagagagaAGGTAAGTGACTGACTCAAGGAGACACCGTGACTCTGtaacagagctaggaacagaacacaGCTCTCCTGATTCCCACTCTGGTTTTGAGTACAAGGCCGCCCTTCCTGCTATTTGATCGCCTCCCCGACTGAAGCAAAAGTCAGGTTTTCTTATAGCAGTGGGGCACCCATTTGTTGTGCTGCCCCAATGTTCCAAGCCACATGCCTGGTAGTGGAGCATCTCATTTGCCTCCCATCCACAATCTTTGGAAGTAACCCCTGAAACAGATACTACGCTCAGACATAAACCAACACTTATCTGGGCATGGACAAAACCTTGACTAGTACAATGGGACACATGGGGTGTCACCCACACCTGTCCTGCCCCGACAATACCAGGTATGGGGCAGTCACAACTGGACCCGCTCAGATGGATTACCTTCTTACTGCACCCTCTGCAGGGAGCCTTGTAGGAGGACAACTGCTTCTCCACATTGGAGGCCTTCTCCACCTTTTTGGGGTCAAAGGGCATGCGGCAGAGCGGGCAAAGAGGAGATGGCACTTGGAGACATGGTTGCAAACATTCCCCGCAAAATCTGGAGGAGAAACAAAACCATTAAGTTGCTCAGAGGAGAACCATTATTTATCACAgcccaggggaggagaggaaagggcgCCGTGGCATTTTGGTTCCCCTGCACATGCCCTCTGATACACCTACTCATAGGAAGCCCTGCCTACTGCCTCCTTGGGAGTGCAGGAATTGATCCCACACAGATCAACGAAACTGGTTTCTCCTCAGACTTTAGGAAGCTGGTAGGAGCTTTTTGGTAGCCACCAAAGATCTAGTAACATCTATGAGACCTTGGGGCATGGAAACGGTTCCTCCAAGTAGATCCAGCAGGCTGAACTACCTCATTACACATCAATGCACTACTAATACGCAGCAATCAGCAACTCCTGACTCCTGTTTCAAAAGCAACACACTGTGCATCTGAGTTACAGGCCTCATCCAGCCATCCCACTCTGCTTTATGGGGCCATGTGGGGGCTCACAGGCCACCTGAAGCCGAGATTTGAGACGTCCACCTACTTGTTCCTTCTGGCCACTACTCTCCTGCTGTAGTTTGCTACCTCCCTCCTGCATAATCTAGACACTTCCCTGAATTTCCCAAACTAGTCACAGGGCTACTGAACCTGCTGGCCAATTTGCCTTCTCCCTACCATCTGAAAACGGATGCTTTATACATGCAGAGACTTCTACGAGTACCTCCAGAGACAGAGCTACCAGAGCACCCAGCCAGGTTGCAATGGCCAAGGGTCCAAAGAGAAGAATCTGGATGTGTCCAGAACCGATggccagggggcggggcttcTAAGTGATGGACTTGCACAGAGCTGAATATGCCCATTGCATGCATGACCGCAACAGACCAAACACACTCAGGTTGTTTCCCCCACAGGAAGGCAGGTTTGCTCCCCAGGAGCCAGTGAGCACATGTCAGGCTGCAGCCAACGtagctgtcatggtacaattccccactctgaaccttatgTCCAagagatgaggtaccagcatgaattcctctaagcttgattaccagcttaggacctgtagcgctgccaccaaccaggaattccagtgcctggtacactctggtccccccaaaacgttgctcagggaaccccaagacccagaccctctggatcttaatacaaggaaagaaaACTGTTTCCCCCACCGTTGTCTCTTCCAggcaggcttcccctccctgagttacaCTGGagaatcactgtgattcaaactccttgaatcttaaacagagaggaaaattcacctctcccttcttctctctccccctcccagactctccctgagagagacagtaatcctaacacagagagaaattagcctctctctcccccgtccctcctctctccccaccaagtccctggtgaatccagaccccatcccctggggtctcacaccagaataaaaacaaacaaacaaacaatcaggttcttaaacaagaaacttttaattaaagaaggaaaaacagtaaaaatgatctttgtaaatttaagatggattatgTACAGGCTTtctcagctatagacactgggaataccctcccagcttaagtacaatttgaactcctcccagccaaacaCACATTTAAACTCCCCCCAGTCACACATTtgcaaaacaagaaaacaaacataagcctaactcgccttatctacctcgTACTCACTATTcggaactgataagagcctgtatcggagagattggagagaaacctggttgcacatctggtccttctcagaacccagagtaaacaaccaaattctaacggcgcacacagaaacttccctccctccagatttgaaagtatcctgtcccctgattggtcctctggtcaggtgacagccaggctgactgaacttgttaaccctttatagtcaaagagatataagtacttctgttctattaactcctactatctgtttatgacagtagcatCTGCAGGGGCTGACCCGATGTGGTTACGAAGTTCAGGCTGTGCAAAAAGATCTGGCTTTGCATTACTGCTCCCCCTCGCTTCCCCCACCGTGGCCTCTCACAGAAGGGTACCTTATGCTAGAATTAACAAGGTTTCAGATCACATGCCGAGAGCTAGCGATGCTATCTGGGGCAAAGTCAGCCCCTCTGGACCCTTGGTTCCCAAGCCTGCAGGAATTAGGAGTGAGACCGTCAATGGACTTGGCCTttggggaaggggacacccttCTACCATCTGGTCCTTCATTAAGGAAAACAGTGAGTGAGGTTGGTTTGTTCCAGGCTGTTTCTGCACAGCTGAGCTGACATACTGCGGTGATGGGGGCCACAGAGGAACACAGACAGAGGTGTTCACCTAACCAGACAGCAGAAGCCATGCAAGTGACATACTTGCCACACTGCTCCTTTAAACCAACACAGAGTACCTGGATGCTAACAAAGGCCAGAGTTAGGTCTGCTTCTGCTCATACCACCGTCCATCCAGGAATTCACCTGTGCCCCAAGTGAGGACCTACCAATGTGACTGTCTTTCCATGGTAGCTGGAGGGTTAAATCTCCACACACCAATTCAGAACCGTCCAGACTTCAATTGCCGGAGAGAAGTGACCACTCTTTGGGGCTGAGGAGCACTATTAGAACCTACCGCAGCCACCCTGGGCCAGGCTAAAGGGATGTTGGGAATACCCCAACGACATTTCTTCAGTTAGAGTGAATGATGAGTGCACCATCTCTAACGTCAGGCCTATCTGTAGACATGTAGTGAGAAGGAGTGTTCAGGGAGTACATGCCAGAAAGCAGACAGGAGCCTGTTGCCCTTGGCAGACTCCATGCTGCAGTACACAGCATCACACGAATAGGATCTAATTGATCTCCATGTGTACCCATGCACAAAATACGAGCTGGGAAAGAGTGCTCTGCTCTGAAccacagacaaagggtaggaagcATTAGAGCAGTGATCCAGAGACCCACAGCGAGGCAGCAACATCAGGCAATGTGCTTTCGCTGCAGATGGTCACGCAATGATTTTCAAAAAGAAGCCATTTAGGACTTCACGAGAAGCAAGTAATGGGCCAGGACACATTGAGATTAGGCTGGGGATCAcaaatcatagaataccagggttggaagggacctcaagacccatccccagacagatttttgccccagatccctaaatggcccctgaaggattgaactctcaacctctgggtttagcagtccaatgctcaaaaccactgagctatccctcacccccaAAGTCCTTACGCCTGCAGAGGCAGGGACCTCAAATCAAGTACTAGAGAGGAAATTCTAGGAAATAATCTTTTGTACTGGAAACAGGCCTCTGGGCTATGGGTGAGACAAAAACGGCAAATGGCAAATCCCACTTGGTAGCACATCAGCCTTACCACTGTGAACGGATTTGTCCGGAGCGGAGCAGCTAGTTGGTCATACCGTTTTATCTTGAGCAAAAGGAAAACTATAGACATCTGTACAGATGAGCTGGGATCCCTGCTGAAAATAAACTGAAAGCTATagtttgcagggctttggagctgtgctccggctccaggcaaaaacctgcagcttcactgctccggagttgctctgctctccagctctggTCTCCGCTTCAAAGCCCTGATAGTTTGAGCCTGGAAAGTTTCCAGACAGCTATATTAA harbors:
- the RNF166 gene encoding E3 ubiquitin-protein ligase RNF166 isoform X2, encoding MRFCGECLQPCLQVPSPLCPLCRMPFDPKKVEKASNVEKQLSSYKAPCRGCSKKVTLAKMRSHVSSCAKVQEQMANCPKFAPVVPTSQPIPSNIPNRSTFVCPYCGARNLDQQELVKHCMENHRNDPNKVVCPVCSAMPWGDPSYKSANFLQHLLHRHKFSYDTFVDYNIDEEAALQAALALSLSEN
- the RNF166 gene encoding E3 ubiquitin-protein ligase RNF166 isoform X1, translated to MKQRNLLPPSPSWTLPQSPLITSSIFCGECLQPCLQVPSPLCPLCRMPFDPKKVEKASNVEKQLSSYKAPCRGCSKKVTLAKMRSHVSSCAKVQEQMANCPKFAPVVPTSQPIPSNIPNRSTFVCPYCGARNLDQQELVKHCMENHRNDPNKVVCPVCSAMPWGDPSYKSANFLQHLLHRHKFSYDTFVDYNIDEEAALQAALALSLSEN